The Chryseobacterium indologenes genomic sequence AAAGGTAAATTCATTCAACCTGCATTACGAATTGTAATCTGTATTCCTTCTGGCATCACTGAAGTTGAAAAAAGAGCGGTAAGAGATTCTGCCCAGAAAGTCAACGCCAAAGAAGTAAGGTTGATTTATGAACCAATGGCAGCTGCAATAGGAGTTGGTATCGACGTCCAGAAGCCTGAAGGAAACATGATCATTGATATAGGCGGAGGTACTACGGAAATTGCTGTAGTAGCTTTGGGTGGTATCGTATGTGATAAATCTGTGAAAATTGCAGGCGATGTATTTACCAATGATATTGCTTATTACTTAAGAACTCACCATAACCTTTACATCGGAGAAAGAACTGCTGAAAGAATTAAAATTGAAGTAGGTTCTGCTGTTGAAGATCTTGATGTAGATATCGAGGATATCCCTGTACAAGGGAGAGACCTTATCACAGGTAAGCCAAAAGAAATTATGGTTGGATACAAAGAGATTGCACGTGCATTAGACAAATCTATTATCAGAATTGAAGACGCTGTAATGGAAACCCTTTCTCTTACTCCACCGGAATTGGCTGCCGATATTTATAAAACAGGTATTTATCTTGCCGGAGGTGGTGCGTTATTAAGAGGTCTTGCAGACAGAATTCACAAGAAAACAGGACTTCCTGTATTTGTTGCTGAAGATCCATTGAGAGCTGTTGTTCGCGGAACAGGTATTGCCCTTAAGAATATGGATAAATTCAATTTCTTAATTAAATAATTCTAACTTTTTACGACTATATATCTGAATGGGATTTTTGCTGAGATTATTTTCGAAGAACACTCTTTTCGTCTTCTTTATATTCCTGCAAATTATTGCTTTGGTTCTGATATTCTCCAGAAATGCGATGCAGAGATCATGGATCGCAGGGCAAACTGCTGCGCTGAATTCCTGGATTTCGGGATACATCGATGAAGGAGTTTCTTATCTGAAGCTAAAACAGATCAATGAAGATCTTGTTATTCAGAATAAAGCCCTTATGACTCAGCTTTACGGGAAGGAAGGGGCCAAAAACCCTGCCTTCAGAAAAGTTCATGATACCATAGGAGGCGGTCAGATTTATACTTTTGTTGACGGAGAAATTGTTTTCAACAGTATCAACAGGAGAAACAATTATTTTACAATAAACCGCGGCCGTAGAGATGGCGTCTTCCCGCAAATGGGAGTAATGGCACCAAGAGGTATTGCGGGAATTGTCATTAATTCTACAGACAGCTACGCACTAGTTCAGTCTGTATTGAGTGTAAACAAAATCAGGATTAATGCTGCACTTAAAAACTCAGGATACTTTGGAACATTAACATGGAACGGAGATAACTCCAGGGTGATGCATCTTGCAGATATTCCAAAATATGTTGCTTTAAAAGTAGGAGACAGCGTAATAACCGACGGAAAATCAGCCATCTTCCCTAAAGGGGTGATGATTGGTACTGTGGCCGGATATTCTGTAGATAACAAAACCGGTTTCTGGGATATCTCAGTGGAACTGAGTGAGAAAATGGGGGCGTTGAGTAAAGTATTTGTAGTGAAGAACCTTAAAAAAGCAGAAGTGCAAAAGATTCAGGATACACTACAGACTGTAATAAAAAAAGAAAATGATTAGCAGGACTTTATTTACCGATATATTGATTATGATATTTCTTGTTGCATTACAAATATTTGTATTGAACAGGATTACTCTTTTTGGAAAATATACCCCGGTATTGTATCCTGTCTTCGTTATGTTCTATCCATTTTTCAGAAATAAATTCCAGTTTCTGGCTTTAAGTTTCCTGATAGGATTATCTATCGACGGATTCCTTTATTCCTGGGGTATTAATGCATTTGCCACCACGTTAATTGCTTATTTCAGAACATTGATATTCAGGACGTCTACCGATACCTCAACAGATTTCTTTTCCTTTCAGTCCCTTCAATGGGCGCAGTTTTTGCTGTTTTTATTTTCAAGTATTTTTCTGCACCAGCTTTTAGTA encodes the following:
- a CDS encoding rod shape-determining protein, translated to MSLFDMFTQEIAIDLGTANTLIIHNNKIVIDQPSIVAIERSSGKPIAVGEQAKHMQGKTHEDIKTIRPLKDGVIADFHASEHMIKEFIKKIPGIKGKFIQPALRIVICIPSGITEVEKRAVRDSAQKVNAKEVRLIYEPMAAAIGVGIDVQKPEGNMIIDIGGGTTEIAVVALGGIVCDKSVKIAGDVFTNDIAYYLRTHHNLYIGERTAERIKIEVGSAVEDLDVDIEDIPVQGRDLITGKPKEIMVGYKEIARALDKSIIRIEDAVMETLSLTPPELAADIYKTGIYLAGGGALLRGLADRIHKKTGLPVFVAEDPLRAVVRGTGIALKNMDKFNFLIK
- the mreC gene encoding rod shape-determining protein MreC, producing MGFLLRLFSKNTLFVFFIFLQIIALVLIFSRNAMQRSWIAGQTAALNSWISGYIDEGVSYLKLKQINEDLVIQNKALMTQLYGKEGAKNPAFRKVHDTIGGGQIYTFVDGEIVFNSINRRNNYFTINRGRRDGVFPQMGVMAPRGIAGIVINSTDSYALVQSVLSVNKIRINAALKNSGYFGTLTWNGDNSRVMHLADIPKYVALKVGDSVITDGKSAIFPKGVMIGTVAGYSVDNKTGFWDISVELSEKMGALSKVFVVKNLKKAEVQKIQDTLQTVIKKEND
- a CDS encoding rod shape-determining protein MreD, which encodes MISRTLFTDILIMIFLVALQIFVLNRITLFGKYTPVLYPVFVMFYPFFRNKFQFLALSFLIGLSIDGFLYSWGINAFATTLIAYFRTLIFRTSTDTSTDFFSFQSLQWAQFLLFLFSSIFLHQLLVQYIEFFKLSRFFEILFNVLVTSVISFIFIVIYALIFKIKQKV